A genomic segment from Candidatus Methylomirabilota bacterium encodes:
- a CDS encoding ABC transporter ATP-binding protein has translation MAEALIRTEALVKDYHLGSRKIHALRGVSVAIRPAEFVAVMGPSGSGKSTFMNLLGCLDTPTSGRYHLDGLDVSRMGGDALARVRNEKIGFVFQTFNLLPRTTALENVELPLLYSAALPRDRQARARAKLAAVGLSEREHHHPAQLSGGQQQRVAIARALINEPVLILADEPTGALDSRTSVEIMALFQDLNREGITVVVVTHEADIARYAGRVLSFRDGHLTRDEAVRDRLVARDLLATLPQGEQADEEDVEAEAAST, from the coding sequence ATGGCGGAGGCCCTCATCCGCACCGAGGCCCTCGTGAAGGACTACCATCTCGGCTCGCGCAAGATCCACGCGCTCCGAGGCGTCTCGGTGGCCATCCGGCCGGCGGAGTTCGTGGCGGTCATGGGGCCGTCGGGCTCCGGCAAGTCGACCTTCATGAACCTGCTCGGCTGTCTGGACACGCCGACCTCGGGCCGCTACCACCTGGACGGGCTCGACGTATCGCGCATGGGCGGCGACGCGCTCGCGCGGGTGCGAAACGAGAAGATCGGCTTCGTGTTCCAGACGTTCAACCTGCTGCCCCGCACCACCGCGCTCGAGAACGTGGAGCTGCCGCTGCTCTACAGCGCGGCGCTGCCCCGGGACCGGCAGGCCCGCGCCCGGGCCAAGCTGGCCGCGGTCGGCCTCTCCGAGCGCGAGCATCACCATCCCGCGCAGCTGTCCGGCGGCCAGCAGCAGCGGGTGGCCATCGCGCGGGCCCTCATCAACGAGCCGGTGCTGATCCTGGCCGACGAGCCGACCGGCGCGCTGGATTCACGCACCAGCGTCGAGATCATGGCGCTGTTCCAGGACCTGAACCGGGAGGGCATCACGGTGGTGGTGGTCACCCACGAGGCCGACATCGCGCGCTACGCCGGCCGCGTCCTGAGCTTCCGCGACGGTCACCTCACGCGCGACGAAGCGGTCCGCGACCGGCTGGTCGCCCGCGACCTTCTCGCCACCCTGCCCCAGGGTGAGCAGGCCGACGAGGAGGACGTGGAAGCCGAGGCGGCCTCCACATGA
- a CDS encoding ABC transporter permease, translating into MNPLASARIAVRALRVNKLRSALTMLGIVIGVGAVITMVAVGAGAQARVAEQIQSLGANLIIIWPGTVNLSGVRLGAGAQASLSEDDAWAIQSEIPLVEVVAPHSRGSAQVVYSNLNWATVILGVTPEYFSARDWDVISGRIMTQEEVDGASKVALVGQTVARNLFGEEDPLGQVIRIKKVPFTIIGMMDRKGQTTYGQDQDDQILIPLSTAKKKVLGGNLAKGRAVGTISIKVREASMMKEAENEIRALIRQRHRLLPHHEDDFNLRNLSEVLESQEASSRVLTVLLAAIASVSLLVGGIGIMNIMLVSVTERTREIGLRMAVGARGRDILAQFLVEAVTLSLIGGAIGVGAGLLGSYAIAYFAEWRTLLQIDAILVAFGFSAAVGIFFGFYPARKAASLNPIDALRYE; encoded by the coding sequence ATGAACCCGCTGGCCAGCGCGCGCATCGCGGTGCGGGCCCTGCGGGTCAACAAGCTGCGCAGCGCCCTCACCATGCTGGGCATCGTGATCGGGGTGGGCGCGGTCATCACCATGGTGGCGGTGGGCGCCGGCGCGCAGGCGCGAGTGGCCGAGCAGATCCAGAGCCTGGGCGCGAATCTGATCATCATCTGGCCGGGCACGGTCAACCTCTCCGGCGTCCGGCTCGGTGCGGGCGCCCAGGCCTCGCTGTCCGAGGACGACGCGTGGGCGATCCAGAGCGAGATCCCTCTCGTGGAGGTGGTCGCTCCGCACTCGCGCGGCAGCGCCCAGGTCGTGTACTCCAACCTCAACTGGGCCACCGTCATCCTGGGAGTGACGCCGGAGTACTTCTCGGCGCGGGACTGGGACGTGATCTCGGGACGGATCATGACCCAGGAGGAGGTAGACGGCGCCTCCAAGGTCGCGCTGGTGGGCCAGACGGTGGCCCGCAACCTGTTCGGCGAGGAGGATCCGCTCGGACAGGTGATCCGCATCAAGAAGGTGCCGTTCACGATCATCGGGATGATGGACCGCAAGGGCCAGACCACCTACGGCCAGGACCAGGACGATCAGATCCTGATCCCGCTGTCCACCGCCAAGAAGAAGGTCCTGGGCGGCAACCTGGCCAAGGGCCGCGCGGTCGGGACCATCTCGATCAAGGTCCGCGAAGCCTCCATGATGAAGGAGGCCGAGAACGAGATCCGGGCGCTGATCCGGCAGCGTCACCGCCTGCTGCCCCATCACGAGGACGACTTCAATCTGCGCAACCTGTCCGAGGTCCTCGAGTCGCAGGAGGCGTCGTCCCGGGTGCTGACCGTGCTGTTGGCCGCCATCGCTTCGGTTTCGCTCCTGGTAGGTGGAATCGGTATCATGAACATCATGCTGGTCTCGGTCACGGAGCGGACGCGCGAGATCGGCCTGCGGATGGCGGTGGGCGCCCGGGGCCGGGACATCCTCGCCCAGTTCCTGGTGGAGGCGGTCACCCTCTCGCTCATCGGCGGCGCCATCGGCGTCGGCGCGGGCCTCCTGGGCTCCTACGCGATCGCCTACTTCGCGGAGTGGCGCACCCTGCTCCAGATCGACGCGATCCTGGTAGCGTTCGGCTTCTCGGCGGCGGTCGGCATCTTCTTCGGCTTCTATCCGGCCCGCAAGGCGGCGAGCCTCAATCCGATCGACGCGCTGAGATACGAATGA
- a CDS encoding FxLYD domain-containing protein, which produces MIGRRWLAAGLLFALGTAAHAQTFTPQSPSRLSVSFTAERVGSGRVLVYGEVRNGTNATCERVIVGVEGLDENGRVVSRGRGYVFGVVPQRGSSPFEVRLSSPGTEKRYRVEIESFQFSSSGN; this is translated from the coding sequence ATGATCGGCCGCCGATGGCTGGCGGCCGGCCTCCTGTTCGCTCTCGGCACCGCCGCCCACGCGCAGACGTTCACGCCTCAGTCGCCCTCCCGTCTCTCGGTGAGCTTCACCGCCGAGCGCGTGGGCAGCGGGCGGGTGCTCGTCTACGGCGAGGTGCGCAACGGCACCAACGCGACCTGCGAGCGGGTGATCGTGGGCGTCGAGGGGCTCGACGAGAACGGCCGGGTCGTCAGCCGCGGCCGCGGCTACGTGTTCGGCGTCGTGCCCCAGCGGGGCAGCTCACCGTTCGAGGTCCGGCTGTCCTCGCCCGGCACCGAGAAGCGCTATCGGGTCGAGATCGAGTCCTTCCAGTTCTCCTCGTCCGGCAACTGA
- a CDS encoding TetR family transcriptional regulator C-terminal domain-containing protein, with product MKKRKPARPRRSPDRRRRAKRARARALRTSPVPPPAPVPPAPALPPPSIGPVATQVEQHGLPVVAELGRVVRGSGAGREKLERAMRILFAAYGADDPDFAGLFLTGWARARHDKQFRLTLAWQREQIRLCIEEILSEGVRTRGFRRDLDVGALAMVIVGAAESCLLQAATEGGSVTGDRVIQSLLALTDAGASGGPLSGA from the coding sequence GTGAAGAAGCGGAAGCCTGCGCGTCCTCGTCGCTCCCCGGACCGGCGGCGGCGCGCGAAGCGCGCCCGGGCTCGGGCCCTCCGGACGTCGCCGGTCCCGCCTCCCGCCCCCGTCCCGCCGGCGCCGGCCCTGCCGCCGCCGTCGATCGGGCCGGTCGCCACCCAGGTGGAGCAGCATGGCCTGCCGGTGGTCGCCGAGCTGGGACGCGTGGTCCGAGGATCGGGCGCCGGCCGCGAGAAGCTGGAGCGGGCGATGCGGATCCTGTTCGCGGCCTATGGAGCCGACGATCCGGACTTCGCCGGGCTGTTCCTCACCGGCTGGGCCCGCGCGCGCCACGACAAGCAGTTCCGGCTCACCCTCGCCTGGCAGCGCGAGCAGATCCGCCTCTGCATCGAGGAGATCCTGAGCGAGGGCGTCCGGACACGTGGATTCCGCCGCGATCTGGACGTCGGCGCGCTGGCGATGGTGATCGTGGGCGCCGCCGAGAGCTGTCTGCTGCAGGCCGCCACCGAGGGCGGCAGCGTGACCGGCGACCGCGTCATCCAGAGCCTGCTCGCTCTGACCGACGCCGGGGCGAGCGGCGGGCCGCTCAGCGGGGCTTGA